One Eremothecium cymbalariae DBVPG#7215 chromosome 2, complete sequence DNA window includes the following coding sequences:
- the CAM1 gene encoding translation elongation factor EF1B gamma (similar to Ashbya gossypii AGL257W) produces MSQGTLISNNRIRCWVPRALVEYLNLDVKVLVAEENQDIWASNFPLKKVPCFLGPGGEFKLSEVIAVMVYLINLSSNQEKKDALLGTTPEEQAKVLMFLSLGNAELAAGFPTILAQVRGEKPFSKVEMEAALRYQDKIAAIYEQRLKDHTYLATDQLSLADLFNASLFTRGFEHYFDAEWRAAHPSIMKWFNHVTASPAIAALYHDFKPCEKFAAEPPSQR; encoded by the coding sequence ATGAGCCAAGGTACATTAATCTCCAATAACAGGATCCGTTGCTGGGTCCCCAGGGCTCTTGTCGAGTACCTGAATCTTGACGTGAAGGTTTTGGTCGCGGAAGAAAACCAAGATATATGGGCGTCGAACTTCCCCTTGAAGAAGGTCCCCTGCTTCCTTGGCCCCGGAGGTGAATTCAAACTCTCTGAGGTCATTGCCGTGATGGTCTACTTGATAAATCTGTCCAGTAaccaagaaaagaaagatgcACTGCTCGGTACAACCCCCGAGGAGCAAGCCAAGGTTCTGATGTTTCTCTCCTTGGGAAATGCAGAACTCGCAGCCGGGTTTCCCACCATCTTAGCCCAAGTTCGAGGTGAAAAACCGTTTTCCAAAGTCGAAATGGAAGCTGCCCTGCGCTACCAAGACAAAATAGCTGCAATTTACGAACAGAGACTCAAGGATCATACCTACTTGGCAACAGACCAGCTTTCGTTGGCTGATCTGTTCAACGCTTCGCTATTCACCCGAGGTTTCGAACATTACTTCGATGCCGAATGGCGCGCCGCTCACCCCTCCATCATGAAATGGTTCAATCATGTCACTGCTTCTCCGGCCATCGCGGCTCTGTACCACGACTTTAAGCCATGCGAGAAATTTGCTGCAGAACCGCCTTCCCAGCGCTGA
- the DIG1 gene encoding Dig1p (similar to Ashbya gossypii AGL258C): protein MTNSMDGVELSNEPQGLGNAQETENSLGAGSKFQRLGIQCISPGLCSENMDNKMLTTIRISKTIAREQRQHIEKLGGASNPIATADSGSTSSGNGVSSPGSETSLAGSQSSLQDTLAKPRGKSLKRSKVPSPLNIGTANNVARGQHVNFHPTGVESAPANMTNYRQANHHQRNRVLKPRVQYIGKNSSRQQYSRRGFPVPMGYPSVLPVYSCGPQYQSSLGHSQSLLHPCMPMLHPLTAYPRLNVPQPQQQQMSSQTIPSQQGLSYKTRTGSDNTSKIQVDFENFMEGNKQNLVATRDFFANNTSKWAPLKAQPLSAQENFFFGRHSHNKSSSDRSDNDDAADRSKDNFIDQSTASSATATGSDSCAPENSNTSECQAMSNSMPIPPRVTSASLNPLPGFASNLPTCERIRGEITILEDTFAFEFSTTKDKIDKRMFMSICDKVWDESKKLNSS, encoded by the coding sequence ATGACGAACTCTATGGATGGTGTTGAGTTGTCCAACGAGCCTCAGGGACTAGGTAATGCGCAGGAGACGGAAAACAGCCTGGGCGCGGGTTCCAAGTTTCAGAGGCTGGGGATTCAGTGTATTTCTCCTGGGTTGTGTAGTGAGAATATGGACAACAAGATGCTGACCACGATTAGGATTTCTAAGACGATTGCCAGGGAGCAACGGCAGCATATAGAGAAGCTTGGTGGTGCATCTAATCCAATCGCGACAGCGGACTCTGGTAGTACGTCATCTGGCAACGGTGTCTCCTCTCCTGGTTCAGAAACGTCGCTTGCTGGTAGTCAGTCCAGTTTACAAGATACACTTGCGAAACCTCGAGGCAAATCATTAAAACGCAGCAAGGTACCATCCCCCTTGAATATTGGCACTGCTAATAATGTCGCAAGAGGACAACACGTCAACTTTCATCCTACAGGTGTCGAGTCCGCACCCGCGAACATGACAAACTATCGGCAGGCCAATCATCACCAACGTAACCGGGTACTAAAGCCAAGGGTCCAATACATAGGCAAAAACTCCTCGAGGCAGCAATATTCTCGCAGAGGGTTCCCTGTTCCGATGGGATACCCTTCGGTGTTGCCAGTTTATTCTTGCGGGCCCCAGTATCAATCCTCCTTGGGACATTCGCAGTCGTTGCTTCATCCTTGCATGCCCATGCTTCACCCTTTAACTGCTTATCCAAGACTCAATGTGCCGCAGcctcaacaacaacagatGTCTTCCCAGACTATACCCTCGCAGCAGGGTCTATCTTATAAGACGCGAACAGGCTCTGATAATACGAGTAAGATTCAGGTcgattttgaaaacttcaTGGAGGGAAATAAACAAAATCTGGTGGCTACTCGCGATTTTTTTGCAAATAATACCTCTAAATGGGCTCCCTTAAAGGCACAACCTCTTAGTGCTCAGgaaaacttctttttcGGGAGACATTCACACAACAAGAGCTCCTCAGATCGCAGCGATAATGACGATGCTGCCGACAGATCTAAAGACAACTTTATAGACCAAAGTACTGCGTCATCAGCTACAGCTACCGGATCAGATTCTTGTGCCCCAGAGAATAGTAATACCAGTGAATGCCAGGCAATGTCGAACTCTATGCCCATCCCACCCAGAGTTACCTCCGCGTCATTAAATCCACTTCCAGGATTCGCCTCCAATCTGCCCACCTGTGAACGTATCAGAGGAGAAATCACTATCCTGGAGGATACATTTGCATTCGAGTTCTCTACTACTAAGGACAAGATAGACAAGAGAATGTTCATGAGCATTTGTGATAAAGTCTGGGACGAATCAAAAAAACTCAATTCTAgttag
- the MNN9 gene encoding mannosyltransferase complex subunit MNN9 (similar to Ashbya gossypii AGL259C), translating into MSLSLLVVRLRRSPLAIILFPIASIALFYFLFFSHDSSLLGIDGSVENHRWAHERENTYYFPHSSKFKSPKYSYRYKGNRFFGDKAGLHISEGRIMKYDMNTLTTTSSPLANKEIVLILTPMQKFHDKYWENLLSLTYPRKLTQLGFIIPRTPTGDVAMKRLEDAVKKVQSGKENQRFLKITILRQDSQSFNKLDEKERHAFNVQKERRAAMALARNELVFSTIGPSTSWILWLDADIVETPATVIQDMAAHDKAILAANVFQRYIDDQNQENIRPYDFNNWQESQTGLEIAASMKDDEIIVESYHEIVTYRPLMAKLYDPNGSPSAEMSLDGVGGGCTLVKAQVHRDGAMFPNFPFYHLIETEGFAHMAKRLNYEVFGLPNYLVYHFNE; encoded by the coding sequence ATGTCTCTTTCATTACTCGTTGTTCGTCTGAGAAGGTCACCTTTGgctattattttatttccgATAGCGTCAATAGCTCTATTCTATttcctcttcttttctCACGATAGTTCATTGTTGGGAATTGATGGTTCGGTAGAGAACCATCGATGGGCACATGAGAGGGAAAACACTTACTATTTCCCTCATTCCAGCAAGTTCAAGAGTCCTAAATATTCATACAGATACAAAGGTAACCGATTTTTTGGTGATAAAGCAGGACTTCACATTTCCGAGGGACGTATAATGAAGTATGATATGAATACATTGACGACGACATCTTCTCCGTTGGCCAACAAGGAGATAGTGTTAATATTGACTCCTATGCAGAAGTTTCATGATAAATACTGGGAGAATTTGCTATCGTTAACATATCCGAGAAAGTTAACACAGTTAGGTTTTATCATTCCGAGAACGCCTACAGGTGATGTGGCGATGAAGAGGCTAGAGGATGCGGTGAAGAAAGTTCAGTCTGGTAAGGAGAATCAGCgatttttgaagattacAATTTTGAGGCAAGATTCGCAGTCATTCAATAAGCTTGATGAAAAGGAGAGGCATGCGTTTAATGTGCAGAAAGAGAGACGTGCTGCAATGGCATTAGCTAGAAACGAATTAGTATTTTCCACAATTGGTCCAAGCACTTCTTGGATCTTGTGGCTCGATGCAGATATAGTTGAGACCCCTGCGACAGTAATACAAGATATGGCAGCTCATGATAAGGCAATTCTTGCGGCGAATGTATTCCAACGTTACATCGATGACCAAAACCAGGAGAATATCAGACCTTatgattttaataattGGCAAGAGAGCCAGACTGGTTTGGAAATAGCGGCTTCAATGAAGGATGATGAGATTATTGTGGAATCTTACCATGAGATTGTCACTTACAGACCACTAATGGCGAAGTTATATGATCCTAATGGGTCGCCTTCTGCCGAGATGTCATTGGATGGTGTCGGTGGTGGGTGCACATTAGTGAAAGCACAGGTACATAGAGATGGTGCAATGTTCCCTAATTTCCCATTCTATCACTTGATTGAAACGGAAGGATTTGCCCATATGGCTAAAAGATTAAATTACGAAGTATTTGGGTTACCAAACTACCTAGTGTATCATTTCAATGAATAG
- the PHO8 gene encoding alkaline phosphatase PHO8 (similar to Ashbya gossypii AGL260W), whose translation MLEKGNDYYVADIEANSLVPKKARKRWLVAMKWVVFCIVLRCVFWFAFDYDFMGRYQEAGSKRNVIFFVTDGMGPASLTLTRGFLQNEKNDTTEMYFSGLGVNSYLVGTSRTRSSSSYITDSAAGATAFSCGLKTYNGAVGVDAAQQPCGTVLEAAKLQGYMTGMVVTTRITDATPGAYSAHVDNRGQEELIAEQQLGGYPLGRVVDLIIGGGRKFFFGSNERKYGGEYGARRDERDLIEEAVVNGWQYVGDTAQFRELQGGKNVSLPLLALLAHEDLPYSIDRDAERQDWPSFTEQVKTAVRALTEATKDSDKGFFLLVEASRIDHAGHTNDPGTQAREVMGFDDAFQWTVAHAKNSNVETLIISTSDHETGGLSVGRQLDQNEIQYYWDPEVLSRMKHSCDYFGKEIMSFKESNADPAQLREFVRETVFKDGLGIRDVADSDVNLIVGLDDFAQLVNELGLIVSVRAYIGWSTHGHSGVDVNVYAYANKMSAKHLIRKNLSGNRENTDIGQFVIDYLSLDVAAVTDMLKDTKHSPDKGN comes from the coding sequence ATGTTGGAAAAGGGTAATGATTATTATGTTGCGGATATAGAGGCCAATTCGCTGGTTCCAAAGAAGGCTCGCAAGCGGTGGCTTGTGGCCATGAAGTGGGTGGTGTTCTGCATTGTGTTGCGCTGTGTTTTCTGGTTTGCGTTTGACTATGACTTTATGGGAAGATATCAAGAGGCTGGATCGAAAAGAAACgtaatattttttgttacaGACGGTATGGGGCCGGCTTCATTGACGTTGACAAGAGGGTTCTTGCAGAATGAGAAGAATGATACAACAGAGATGTATTTCAGCGGGCTTGGCGTAAACAGTTATTTGGTAGGGACTTCGCGGACGCGTTCGTCGTCTTCGTATATCACAGATTCAGCGGCGGGTGCCACGGCGTTTTCGTGTGGCTTGAAGACGTATAACGGGGCGGTGGGTGTGGATGCAGCGCAGCAGCCGTGTGGTACGGTTTTGGAGGCAGCGAAGCTGCAAGGGTACATGACGGGGATGGTGGTGACTACTAGGATCACAGATGCAACTCCGGGGGCGTATTCTGCCCATGTGGATAATCGGGGACAGGAGGAACTTATTGCAGAGCAGCAATTGGGGGGGTATCCTCTTGGACGTGTGGTGGATTTGATAATCGGTGGTGGTAgaaaattcttttttggtaGTAATGAGAGGAAATATGGAGGGGAATACGGAGCACGTCGGGATGAGCGCGATTTAATAGAAGAGGCAGTTGTTAACGGCTGGCAGTACGTCGGCGACACTGCACAATTCCGGGAGTTACAGGGCGGTAAAAACGTTAGTCTTCCATTGTTGGCTTTGTTGGCTCATGAAGACTTACCATATTCTATAGATAGGGATGCAGAGAGACAAGATTGGCCCAGTTTCACAGAGCAAGTTAAGACAGCAGTGAGGGCTTTGACAGAGGCTACAAAGGACTCAGATAAGGGTTTCTTTTTGCTGGTGGAGGCCTCCAGAATCGATCATGCAGGTCATACGAACGATCCAGGGACCCAGGCTAGGGAGGTTATGGGTTTTGATGATGCCTTTCAATGGACTGTGGCTCACGCTAAGAATTCCAACGTTGAAACATTGATAATCTCTACTTCAGATCATGAGACTGGCGGTCTCTCCGTTGGAAGACAGCTAGACCAAAATGAAATACAATACTACTGGGATCCAGAAGTATTGAGTCGCATGAAGCACTCATGCGACTATTTTGGAAAGGAAATTATGAGTTTTAAGGAATCCAATGCTGACCCTGCCCAATTGAGGGAATTTGTTAGGGAGACGGTTTTCAAAGATGGTCTTGGGATTCGCGATGTTGCGGACTCAGATGTTAACCTAATCGTGGGGTTAGATGACTTTGCGCAGCTTGTTAATGAATTGGGCTTGATTGTATCTGTCCGCGCGTATATTGGGTGGAGTACCCACGGTCATAGTGGTGTGGACGTTAATGTTTATGCATATGCTAACAAAATGTCTGCCAAACATCTAATTCGTAAGAACTTGTCTGGTAATCGTGAGAATACTGATATAGGCCAATTTGTCATAGATTACCTATCCTTGGATGTGGCAGCAGTTACAGATATGCTTAAGGACACAAAACACTCACCTGATAAAGGAAACTGA
- the ARL3 gene encoding Arf family GTPase ARL3 (similar to Ashbya gossypii AGL261W): protein MFHLAQGLYRSWNKKEQYSVLILGLDNAGKTTFLEQLKSLYHLYSKPLDTIVPTVGQNVATVPMDKMTLLKFWDVGGQEALRAMWSEYYIQSHGIIFIIDSTDRDRLQECCDSLQSIITDDGVEGIPILMLANKQDRQDKMELHDIKQVFNKLAMHLDARDSRVLPISALTGEGIQSAAEWLLVRLKRNRQSRPPLYK from the coding sequence ATGTTCCACTTAGCACAAGGATTGTATCGTAGTTGGAACAAGAAAGAACAGTACTCTGTGCTCATACTGGGTCTGGACAACGCAGGAAAGACGACGTTCTTGGAGCAGCTCAAGTCGCTGTATCATCTCTACTCGAAGCCGCTGGACACGATCGTGCCGACAGTGGGCCAGAATGTGGCGACCGTTCCGATGGATAAAATGACTCTTTTAAAGTTTTGGGACGTAGGGGGCCAAGAAGCGCTTCGCGCGATGTGGTCGGAGTACTACATCCAGTCGCATGGGatcatattcatcattGATAGTACGGATCGTGATCGGTTACAAGAGTGCTGTGATTCGTTACAGTCGATCATCACAGACGACGGCGTGGAAGGGATCCCGATTCTCATGCTGGCGAACAAACAGGACCGGCAGGATAAGATGGAGCTGCATGACATCAAGCAGGTGTTCAACAAGTTGGCCATGCACCTGGACGCCCGGGACAGCAGGGTGCTGCCCATAAGTGCGTTGACGGGTGAGGGGATTCAGAGTGCTGCGGAGTGGTTGCTGGTACGGTTGAAGCGCAACAGGCAGTCGAGGCCTCCGCTTTATAAGTAG
- a CDS encoding uncharacterized protein (similar to Ashbya gossypii AGL262C) has product MSVITVAVPAPVTTPTVSVHSHTHNSRQHKSEAMYVQYKRIAISELLNNESTITKAKIAEASRAPQPSAILTAGLSTPVTSVSSPSSTASTSTPHFYIPPRTATPSPNSIMKRSQGRPITQKLVGKFTIYDCKEDLILDLIRTECLQLLQGPSVPIVKRPNMSCLQKIIDLKEPSIYDQLKTQFQTNDTLQFIKLIRDHKGKLLRLETVPCNESQINIDFIKRNVCYPRYKSNMKFYLIRSDSLQKKFIYYHDRITFERERHLIDSNIEVWVR; this is encoded by the coding sequence ATGTCTGTTATTACTGTCGCTGTTCCTGCTCCCGTTACTACGCCCACTGTATCTGTTCATAGCCACACGCACAATAGCCGTCAGCATAAATCTGAAGCCATGTACGTCCAATATAAGAGAATAGCGATTTCGGAGTTGTTGAACAACGAGTCTACCATTACAAAGGCCAAGATAGCGGAGGCGAGTCGAGCACCGCAACCGTCAGCGATTCTCACAGCGGGTCTATCTACACCAGTGACGTCCGTGTCTTCGCCTTCCTCAACCGCTTCCACTAGTACACCTCATTTTTATATCCCCCCAAGGACAGCCACGCCCAGTCCCAATTCTATTATGAAACGGTCTCAAGGAAGACCAATTACTCAAAAGCTCGTGGGGAAGTTTACGATATACGATTGTAAAGAGGATCTGATTTTAGACCTGATAAGAACTGAATGCCTACAATTGCTGCAGGGGCCCTCGGTGCCGATAGTGAAGAGACCTAACATGTCGTGTTTGCAGAAGATCATCGATTTGAAAGAGCCAAGTATATACGATCAACTCAAGACTCAGTTCCAAACCAATGATACATTACAGTTCATCAAACTAATCAGGGACCACAAGGGAAAGTTGCTGCGCCTGGAAACTGTGCCCTGCAACGAATCGCAGATTAATATTGActttattaaaagaaacGTCTGTTATCCCAGGTACAAGTCGAACATGAAATTTTACTTGATCAGGAGTGATTCTCTACAAAAGaagtttatttattatcatGATAGAATCACTTTTGAGCGAGAGAGGCATCTCATAGATTCGAACATTGAGGTTTGGGTTAGGTAA